ATTGCTCCGGCCGTGACAAATCCACATAGCGGGTTCGCACCCCAAACCGGCTCATCACCCGCTCCAGCAGCCGGTAGGTGCAGCCGTACAGGTTTTCCTCGGCCAATACCCAGTCCCCCTGTTTTAACGTGCTGAGCACCGCCGTGATGGCCGATACCCCGCTCGCAAAACACGTTGCATATTTCCCGCCCTCCAACGAGGCGGCGGCGCGCTCCAACAGCCGGAAATTAGGATTGCCGGAGCGGGTGTAATCGAAGCCGTCGGGATTGCCGCTGGCAAAGGTGCTGGTCAGAAAGACCGGCGGCATCACCGCCCCTGTGCTGCCGCTATAACCGCAACTTTCATGCACCGCCCGCGTTGTGAAACCGCTTTGCTGATCGCTGCCTTCCATGGTAACCACCTTTCCCACACTCGAACTTTACGCGATAAAAATAACTTCTATTCGAAAAAAGTCCTCCTTTTATTGCACATACTCCCGCGCCGACAAGCCCAAACACCAAAGCCGATGCTTGCGCAGCGTGGAAATTAAGCAGGGATTGACCGAGGTTTTGGCGACCCCACCGGGACTCGAACCCGGGCTACCACCGTGAAAGGGTGGTGTCCTAACCGCTAGACCATGGGGTCTTGCGCCGGAGGTGATTAACATTCACCGGCGGCTTTGTCACGACACTTCTGCAAAAATCTGGTGGGTTGGCTGGGACTCGAACCCAGGACCAATAGCTTAAAAGGCTACTGCTCTACCGACTGAGCTACCAACCCCCGCCGACAAAGCGGGCGCAAAATCTAAACGACCCTCCACCGCCACGCAAGCCCTTTGTCACAAAAAATCGGCATGCCATTCTTGCGCCTGGCGCCCTGCCGAAAATGTCGTCCACCCTCCCCGCTCCCGCAAGCAGAAAAAACCCGGCGTTTATAACGGCCTCCGTCCTGGTCTTGGGGAGGGAAAATCCCAAGCTATTATGAATCCCTGAAAGTAAGGGCATTGGTCAGGGCTAAATCCGGCGTTTTCAGTGACCCCTTACGGAGCGGGTTAGCCCTTGCTGCCCTCAACGCTGCGGAGGGGATGATTCAACCACATAGATCGCGACAGCCGGCGGACCCCACGCCCCTTTGGATTGCCGAATTCGCGCGGTTACGCGCACCTTGCCGCTCTCCAGGTTGATGGGGCTTTCATAGATGCGTGCGGAGGAGGAGGGTTGGCCGCCAGATTGCCTTGGGTCTGATCCATCGAGCGTATAGTAAATGACTTGTTGCGGCCTGTTGGTGCCCTCGATGGTCAACGGCGTGCCAGCAGCAACCACCACCGGCCGAGGATTAAAGCGCGGTGCCGGCAGGAATTGCTGGTCCAGCCAGGCCATGCGTCGGGCTATCCAATTGGTCATATAACCCACGGTTTCTTTGTACGTTCGATTGCGCGCATCGGCTTCCGCATTGGGCCAGACATACTCGCCGAGTCTCGGCCAGCGTTTGAATTCGCGCTGTTGAGCTTCCTCCAAGAGCCGGGCATAGCCCTCCACGCGGGCGAGAAGATTGCTGGTGGCAAACAGATGACGCCGCAACTCCGCGTAACGATCGGTGCTCTCCTGGTCAAAATCCGGATCCCGAAACAACCGCCCATACCACAAGTCGCGGCCCCCTACCGCCGCCCAGTACCAGCCATGCGGATTGTCGCCGTCCTGATAATTCACGTTGCCGAAGCTCAAATTGCGGTCCCAAATTGGTGAAAGCACCAGTTTGCCATTGCGGTCCTTGTGCATAAACACGCTGAGGGTGTAGCCATCAATGGTTTTGGACATTTCCACAATCCAGAAATAATCAATGGCGGTGGGCACATCCAGGTATTGGCGATAACCGTTCTCAGGGTGCAGCCAGTCCCGGCTGGCCAAGGCGGCTTCAAATTGATTCATCCATTGCCGTATATAATGTTTTTGCGCCGGCGCCAGTTTGTCTCCCTTGGGGTATTCAATGCCCAACGTCATGCCCCACGAGGTGTTAAAGCCATTGTCATTGGCGTCCAGGCGGTCGCGTTTCAAAATGTAACCCCCGGTGATCGCCGGCGGATTGGTATCGGCGGGGGTCAATTTGGCGATGTTCACGCGCTGCTTGCCTTGCTTGATTTTTTCCAGCAGCACATAGACCCCCTGATAATCACGCAGCGAAACCGGTTGCGCATGCTGGGCCAGAAATAGTTCCACAAACCGCCGCCGCACCGAGTAATGCCCCATATCTTCCCATAAATCGTAGGCCACCACATCCCGCATTAAAGTTTTATCGCTGTAAGGCCCGTACAGCACCCAATCAGACTCCGCCGGCAATCCCAACAATGGCGCCTTGGCATCGTCGCCGTTGGTTTCATTCACGCATTCCACTCCGTAGGAACTCTTGGGAGCGCGGCGTGAACTGGAGCCGCGGTACTCCACCCCAATGCGGCCCTGCCATTCAGGTTTGCCCAACAGGCTGGCCCGGCCTTCATTGGTGTGCCAGGTCATCATCCAAGCGGGATGTTTGATGTCGTCCACAATGGGGCCGCCAAAGGTATTTATGAACACCAACGGCAAATTAGAATTGAAGGCCGCCAGCTCTCCGCCGGCCAGGGTGTATGCCGCACCGCAAATCGGCCCTGCCGGCTGGCCGTCCACAAACACCCGTGCGCGCACATAAACGCTGCGCTTGATCTCCAAGGCCTCTTTATAAATCGCCGCATTGGTGGTAGGCGCACTGCCATCCAGGGTAAAATGCACCACCCCCGGCCCGTGGTACCGCAACTCCAGCACCGCCTGATTAGTCAACAATCCCCCGGGGGGGCTGAACAAAATCACAGCGTCGTTGCCAGTTTTTGCGGCGGCCGCCTGCACGGTCTGCCCCAAGGCCGCGACCAGAAGGAAAAGCACGAATCGCTGGAACATCCGGCCAGGTGAAAGCGCGCAGAGAAGTCCTCCGCCTTTATCACAAATCTTTGACACAGCGAAACCCCAGACCGTCATACACACCGTATGGCACACTGCGCACGCGGTCACTGGTCCGCCGCGTGGACTCGGCTTGATAGTACGCAATGGCTCCGCCTCCGCGAATCACCTTGAACTTTGTGCCGTATTCCAGTTCCCGCTGCGGGTTTCCCGGGTATGCGTCGTACCAACTTGACGTCCATTCCCAGACGTTACCGGCCATATCGTAGCAACCATAAGGTGAAACATCGTCAGGGAAGCTGCCCACCGGCCACGTTCGCTCCTTACCCTCCGCACCGCTGGCGGTTTTTTTGCCCTGCGGTTCATTGCCCCAGGGATATACCCATCCATTGGTGCCACGGGCGGCTTTTTCCCATTCCGCCTCGGTAGGCAGGCGTTTTCCTGCCCAGCGCGCATAAGCCTCGGCATCTTCAAAACTGACATTCACCACCGGATGCCGCGCCAATTGGGCTGGCATCTGGCCGCCCGGCCAATCCACGGGCGCGCGGCGGCCTGTGGCCTGCAGAAAGCGGGCGTATTGCTCATGTGTCACCTCATACTTATCAATGTAATAGGCCTTGAGATGAACGCGGTGGGGTGGCCGTTCATCCGGCTCGCCTTTAAGGCTCCCCATGAGAAATGGCCCGGCGGGCACCAGGACCATCTCGGCTCCATCTTTGGCCATGATGGTTTTGGGAGGCTCAGCAGCAAAAAGCGCCCACGCTCCCAGCCAGAGGGAAATACTCAGCAATACCAGACTGAATAGCTGGCGCTGTTTTGCGGGAGCATGTGCCATGCCCCAAGTTTGAGGAAACTCTCTCGTCCCGGCAAGTGTAATGCTGCGGCGAAGCTGCGCGTAAAAACCAGCCTTTAGCGCTCCACGTAGCTGATTTTAACCCCACAACATTCGTTTTTACGGCTGCCATTTTGCTGCCGCCATTTGGGACTTTTCGGCCCCTGGTAGGTCACTTGCAGGTGGTTGCTTCCAAGCCATTGCAAATCAAAATTACCAAACCCGCTCCACATTTTGTCGCCCAAGATGAAATGCCGCTGATTGAATGCCTCCCCCTGGCGCCGGACATTAACATTCGCATAACAATACCCGGCAGCGCCCCCTCCTTCGCACTCAAACGCTGTGGCGACAAATCTCCCCCCGGGACTGGTTTTTTCCTGCAAAATCGTTACGCGATCGGTTTTCCGCCACTGCTCCCCACAGGCCAGGGCAGTGATGATGATCCCCAAACACACAAGACCCCACCAAAAAGCCGGGTTCTTAAGCAGGATGCAGGGTTTCATTTTGGGTCAGTTTGAAGATAGTCTTACGCGAAATTTTCGCAACCCTGAAGTTGACATTTTTATCGGCAACTGCCCCGGGATTCAGTAATCTTGAGGCCATGCGAAACATACTCCCCGCAAGCCTGGTTTTGGCAGCCGCGTGTCTGACCTGCCCGGTGCCTGCGGCAGCGCCCGCCCCTGCCCTGCCCTCTTCGGTCTCAATTAAAAAGCTTTTTGCCCAGCCTCCGCGGGAGTACGCCAGTGCTCCCCTATGGGTCTGGAATGACCGGTTGACCGATGCCCAGATTCGGGAAACTCTGCGGGACCTGGCCGAACAAAACGTCAAGCAGGTTTTTGTTCACCCGCGCCCGGGCTTGATGACGCCCTACCTCTCGTCAGAGTGGTTTCGCCTGTGGAAGGTGGCCTTGCAGGAGGCCAAGCGTCTGGACATGAACGTCTGGATTTATGACGAAAATTCATACCCCAGCGGCTTTGCCGGGGGATGGGTTCCGGAATTGATGCCCGAGTCACGCGGCCGCGGCTTGGCGTTCAAGGAAGAAAATGCCCCGCCCCGGTGGAGCGACAACACCCTGGCGGTTTTTCTCATGGAGGGTAACACGGCCTCTGATGTCAGTTCCCGTGCTCTGCGTGGCGAGAATCTGCCCCCGGGCCAATACCTTGTGGCCACCATGCAACGCGCCAAGAATTCGCCCTGGCATGGTGACCGTTGCTATGTGGATTTGTTGTATCCGGGCGTGACCGAAAAATTTCTGGAAGTGACCCTGGAGGCTTACCGTCGCGAGCTGGGCCAAGAGTTTGGCAAGCGCATTCCTGGCAGCTTCACCGACGAGCCCGAATTGACGCCGGCCGGCGGACTGCCCTGGACGGAGGACTTGCCCAAACAATTTCAGCAACGGTGGGGGTATAGTCTGCTGACGCAACTGGCTTCCCTTCATCGGCCGGTGGGAGATTGGCAGCGGGTGCGGCATAATTACTACCAGACTTTGCTCGATTTGTTCATCGAACGCTGGGCCAAACCTTA
This is a stretch of genomic DNA from Verrucomicrobiia bacterium. It encodes these proteins:
- a CDS encoding formylglycine-generating enzyme family protein — protein: MAHAPAKQRQLFSLVLLSISLWLGAWALFAAEPPKTIMAKDGAEMVLVPAGPFLMGSLKGEPDERPPHRVHLKAYYIDKYEVTHEQYARFLQATGRRAPVDWPGGQMPAQLARHPVVNVSFEDAEAYARWAGKRLPTEAEWEKAARGTNGWVYPWGNEPQGKKTASGAEGKERTWPVGSFPDDVSPYGCYDMAGNVWEWTSSWYDAYPGNPQRELEYGTKFKVIRGGGAIAYYQAESTRRTSDRVRSVPYGVYDGLGFRCVKDL
- a CDS encoding CotH kinase family protein, producing MFQRFVLFLLVAALGQTVQAAAAKTGNDAVILFSPPGGLLTNQAVLELRYHGPGVVHFTLDGSAPTTNAAIYKEALEIKRSVYVRARVFVDGQPAGPICGAAYTLAGGELAAFNSNLPLVFINTFGGPIVDDIKHPAWMMTWHTNEGRASLLGKPEWQGRIGVEYRGSSSRRAPKSSYGVECVNETNGDDAKAPLLGLPAESDWVLYGPYSDKTLMRDVVAYDLWEDMGHYSVRRRFVELFLAQHAQPVSLRDYQGVYVLLEKIKQGKQRVNIAKLTPADTNPPAITGGYILKRDRLDANDNGFNTSWGMTLGIEYPKGDKLAPAQKHYIRQWMNQFEAALASRDWLHPENGYRQYLDVPTAIDYFWIVEMSKTIDGYTLSVFMHKDRNGKLVLSPIWDRNLSFGNVNYQDGDNPHGWYWAAVGGRDLWYGRLFRDPDFDQESTDRYAELRRHLFATSNLLARVEGYARLLEEAQQREFKRWPRLGEYVWPNAEADARNRTYKETVGYMTNWIARRMAWLDQQFLPAPRFNPRPVVVAAGTPLTIEGTNRPQQVIYYTLDGSDPRQSGGQPSSSARIYESPINLESGKVRVTARIRQSKGAWGPPAVAIYVVESSPPQR